A stretch of the Panicum virgatum strain AP13 chromosome 9N, P.virgatum_v5, whole genome shotgun sequence genome encodes the following:
- the LOC120690882 gene encoding 60S ribosomal protein L21-1-like, whose product MPAGHGLRSRTRDLFARGFRKKGYIPLTTYLRTYKIGDYVDVKVNGAVHKGMPHKFYHGRTGRVWNVTKRAIGVEINKQVNGRIIRKRIHVRVEHVQPSRCTEEFRLRKAKNDQLKAEAKSRGEVISTKRQPLGPKPGFMVEGATIETVTPIPYDVVNDLKGGY is encoded by the exons ATGCCGGCCGGCCACGGGCTGCGCTCGCGGACGCGCGACCTCTTCGCGCGCGGCTTCCGCAAGAAGGGGTACATCCCGCTCACCACCTACCTGCGCACATACAAGATCGGCGACTACGTCGATGTCAAGGTGAACGGCGCCGTCCACAAGGGGATGCCGCACAAGTTCTACCACGGCCGCACCGGCCGCGTGTGGAACGTCACTAAGCGCGCCATCGGCGTCGAGATCAACAAGCAG GTTAATGGCCGCATCATCAGGAAGCGTATCCATGTCCGTGTGGAGCATGTGCAGCCATCCCGCTGCACTGAGGAGTTCCGCCTGAGGAAGGCAAAGAATGACCAGCTGAAAGCAGAGGCCAAGTCACGTGGTGAGGTCATCAGTACCAAGAGGCAGCCGTTGGGTCCCAAGCCTGGCTTCATGGTTGAAGGTGCTACCATTGAGACCGTCACCCCCATCCCTTATGATGTTGTCAACGATCTCAAGGGCGGTTACTAG
- the LOC120692492 gene encoding beta-amylase 1, chloroplastic-like has translation MAFSVAQSAAAAAASVAPGTPRHAPAPALAPASSVSVRKAGGAPSASLRLQPSVPPARPVVCRAAAAERASRRSEGVPVFVMMPLDTVNKCGTALNRRKAVQASLAALKSAGVEGVMVDVWWGIAESDGPGRYNFAGYMELMEMARKTGLKVQAVMSFHQCGGNVGDSVTIPLPRWVLEEMEEDRDLCYTDQWGRRNCEYVSLGCDAMPVLKGRTPVECYTDFMRAFRDHFADYLGNTIVEIQVGMGPAGELRYPSYPESNGTWRFPGIGAFQCNDRYMLSSLKEAAVAAGKPEWGHGGPTDAGSYNNWPEDTIFFRRENGGWSTEYGDFFLSWYSRMLLEHGDRVLTGAASVFSASPVAISVKVAGIHWHYGTRSHAPELTAGYYNTRHRDGYLPIARLLARHGAVLNFTCVEMRDHEQPRVAQCMPEALVRQVGAAARAAGAGLAGENALPRYDGAAHDQVVATAAERAAEDRMVAFTYLRMGADLFHPDNWRRFAALVRRMSGDGLCQEAAEREARGVAQATGSLVREAAVALRS, from the exons ATGGCCTTCAGCGTGGctcagagcgccgccgccgctgcggcgtcCGTCGCGCCCGGCACGCCTCGacacgcgccggcgccggcactggCGCCCGCGTCGTCCGTCTCCGTGAGGAaagccggcggcgcgccgtcgGCCAGCCTCAGGCTGCAGCCGTCGGTGCCGCCGGCGCGTCCGGTGGtgtgccgggcggcggcggccgagcgcgCCTCGAGGAGGAGTGAGGGGGTGCCGGTGTTCGTCATGATGCCGCTCGACACCGTCAACAAGTGCGGCACCGCGCTGAACCGCCGGAAGGCCGTCCAGGCGAGCCTGGCGGCGCTCAAGAGCGCGGGCGTCGAGGGCGTCATGGTGGACGTGTGGTGGGGCATCGCCGAGAGCGACGGCCCCGGGAGGTACAACTTCGCCGGGTACATGGAGCTCATGGAGATGGCGCGCAAGACGGGGCTCAAGGTCCAGGCCGTCATGTCCTTCCACCAGTGCGGCGGCAACGTCGGCGACTCCGTCACCATCCCGCTGCCGCGCTGGGTCCtggaggagatggaggaggaCCGGGACCTCTGCTACACCGACCAGTGGGGCCGCCGCAACTGCGAGTACGTCTCCCTCGGCTGCGACGCCATGCCCGTCCTCAAGGGCCGCACCCCCGTCGAGTGCTACACCGACTTCATGCGCGCCTTCCGCGACCACTTCGCCGACTACCTCGGCAACACCATCGTC GAAATCCAAGTCGGCATGGgccccgccggcgagctgcgctACCCGTCCTACCCGGAGAGCAACGGCACCTGGAGGTTCCCCGGCATCGGCGCCTTCCAATGCAACGACAGG TACATGCTTAGCAGCCtgaaggaggcggcggtggcggccggcaagCCGGAGTGGGGCCACGGCGGGCCGACCGACGCCGGCAGCTACAACAACTGGCCGGAGGACACCATCTTCTTCCGCCGCGAGAACGGCGGGTGGAGCACCGAGTACGGCGACTTCTTCCTGTCGTGGTACTCGCGGATGCTCCTGGAGCACGGCGACCGCGTCCTCACCGGCGCGGCGTCCGTGTTCTCGGCCTCGCCCGTCGCGATCTCCGTGAAGGTGGCCGGCATCCACTGGCACTACGGCACCCGGTCGCACGCGCCGGAGCTCACCGCGGGGTACTACAACACGCGGCACCGCGACGGGTACCTCCCCATCGCGCGGCTGCTGGCGCGCCACGGCGCCGTGCTCAACTTCACCTGCGTGGAGATGCGGGACCACGAGCAGCCGCGGGTGGCGCAGTGCATGCCCGAGGCGCTGGTGCGGCAGGtgggcgccgcggcgcgcgccgccggcgcgggcctgGCCGGCGAGAACGCGCTCCCCCGGTACGACGGCGCGGCGCACGACCAGGTGGTGGCCACGGCCGCCGAGCGCGCCGCCGAGGACCGGATGGTGGCCTTCACCTACCTGCGCATGGGCGCCGACCTCTTCCACCCGGACAACTGGCGCCGGTTCGCCGCCTTGGTGCGCCGCATGAGCGGCGACGGGTTGTGCCAGGAGGCCGCGGAGCGggaggcgcgcggcgtggcgcaGGCCACCGGGTCGCTGGTGCGCGAGGCCGCCGTCGCGCTGCGGAGCTGA